The following are encoded together in the Armatimonadota bacterium genome:
- a CDS encoding amidohydrolase family protein, whose protein sequence is MDLVLKNLVIAGGDGEIPADVGIADGTIVAVEPGLTGNAETLDMGGRLAVPGFVESHVHLDKACILERCRSEEGTLAEAIREVSAAKRAFTAEDIHVRAARALDKCILQGTNRIRTHLEVDPVIGLTGLEAILSLVGDYAWAVDLEICVFPQEGLLNNPGTDELMTEALRRGASVVGGCPYADSDPLGQIDRIFEMALAFDVDIDFHLDFDTDPVGMTVEDVCRRTERHRYGGRVTIGHVSKLSALPVGRLREVASRLAGTGVAVTALPSTDLYLMGAGMDHDIVRGVAPVHRLIEMGVNCALSTNNVLNPFTPFGDCSMVRMANLYANIGQIGSQTGIRQCLEMVTDRPARLMRLDDYGIVPGNPADIVILDCRSATEAVQELAIPLHGFKRGRRTFTRKPAVLHRLEEGRGGNSSAN, encoded by the coding sequence ATGGACCTCGTTCTGAAGAACCTCGTCATTGCCGGCGGAGATGGCGAGATTCCGGCCGATGTCGGCATCGCCGACGGAACCATCGTCGCGGTCGAGCCCGGCCTGACCGGGAATGCGGAGACCCTGGACATGGGCGGCCGCCTCGCCGTGCCTGGCTTCGTCGAGTCGCACGTCCATCTGGATAAGGCCTGCATCCTCGAGCGCTGCCGGTCCGAGGAGGGGACCCTTGCGGAAGCGATCCGCGAGGTCTCCGCGGCGAAAAGGGCATTCACCGCCGAGGACATCCACGTTCGCGCGGCGCGGGCCCTGGATAAATGCATCCTCCAGGGAACCAACCGGATCCGGACACACCTGGAGGTGGACCCGGTGATCGGCCTGACCGGACTCGAGGCGATCCTGTCGCTGGTTGGCGATTATGCCTGGGCCGTCGATCTGGAGATCTGCGTCTTCCCGCAGGAGGGTCTCCTGAATAACCCCGGAACCGACGAGTTGATGACCGAGGCCCTGCGGCGCGGCGCTTCGGTCGTCGGCGGCTGTCCCTACGCCGACAGCGATCCGCTCGGCCAGATCGATCGGATCTTCGAGATGGCCTTGGCGTTTGACGTCGATATCGACTTCCACCTGGATTTCGACACCGATCCCGTGGGCATGACCGTTGAAGATGTCTGTCGCCGGACCGAGCGCCACCGCTATGGCGGCCGCGTGACGATCGGGCATGTCAGCAAGCTTTCGGCGCTGCCCGTCGGGCGCCTGAGGGAGGTCGCGTCCCGGCTGGCCGGGACAGGGGTCGCGGTGACCGCCCTGCCATCGACCGACCTCTACCTCATGGGCGCGGGCATGGATCACGATATCGTCCGCGGCGTGGCACCGGTGCACCGGCTGATCGAGATGGGCGTCAACTGCGCTCTCTCGACGAACAACGTCCTCAATCCTTTCACGCCCTTCGGGGACTGCTCGATGGTGCGGATGGCGAACCTCTACGCCAATATCGGCCAGATCGGCTCCCAGACCGGCATCCGCCAGTGCCTGGAGATGGTGACCGACAGGCCGGCGCGTCTGATGCGGCTGGACGATTACGGGATCGTGCCCGGCAACCCGGCGGACATCGTGATCCTCGATTGCCGCTCGGCGACGGAAGCGGTCCAGGAGCTCGCGATCCCACTTCATGGCTTCAAGCGAGGCCGCCGCACGTTCACCCGGAAACCAGCGGTACTCCATCGGCTAGAAGAGGGCCGGGGCGGGAATTCCTCTGCAAATTAG
- a CDS encoding LysR family transcriptional regulator: MAQFREPQVDPTDIKLLRVFMKVVECGGFAGAQAELNISAPTLSTQMATLESRLGMRLCDRGRIGFRLTDKGKRVYSAAQRLETALNEYRADVGALRGRLVGEMHLGIVDSTVTNPDMRTSAALGAFCRRDHAVHVTMHVAEPAVIEKRLLDGSLHVGISAFYHHAPGLVYRPLFEETHSLYYGRDHPLFEKRPDEVSEEEVRRHPYVARGYLINRTTGATAGMNAAATAFDMEATLTMLRSGAFIAHLPDHYARPWIEQGELRPVMHEIFTFSSRFEFAIRRGTSDVRVVNAFIKDLCTAHGVDAAFEE, from the coding sequence ATGGCCCAGTTTCGTGAACCGCAGGTCGATCCCACGGACATCAAGCTGCTGCGCGTGTTCATGAAGGTCGTGGAATGCGGCGGCTTCGCCGGCGCCCAGGCGGAACTCAACATCAGCGCGCCGACCCTGTCGACCCAGATGGCGACGCTCGAGTCGCGGCTCGGCATGCGGCTCTGCGATCGCGGTCGCATCGGCTTCCGCCTGACCGACAAGGGCAAGCGGGTCTATTCCGCCGCGCAGAGGCTGGAGACCGCGCTCAACGAATACCGGGCCGATGTCGGCGCGCTGCGCGGGCGGCTGGTGGGCGAGATGCATCTCGGCATCGTCGACTCGACGGTGACGAACCCGGACATGCGGACCAGCGCGGCGCTCGGCGCCTTCTGCCGGCGCGACCACGCCGTCCATGTGACCATGCACGTGGCCGAGCCCGCCGTGATCGAGAAGCGCCTGCTCGACGGCAGCCTCCATGTGGGCATCTCGGCCTTTTACCACCATGCGCCCGGCCTCGTGTACCGGCCGCTTTTCGAGGAGACCCACTCGCTCTATTACGGCCGCGACCATCCGCTCTTCGAGAAGCGCCCGGACGAGGTCTCCGAGGAGGAGGTGCGGCGCCATCCATACGTGGCGCGCGGCTATCTGATCAACCGGACCACCGGCGCCACGGCGGGCATGAACGCCGCGGCCACCGCCTTCGACATGGAGGCGACGCTGACCATGCTCCGCTCCGGCGCCTTCATCGCGCACCTGCCCGATCACTATGCCCGCCCCTGGATCGAGCAGGGCGAGCTGCGCCCGGTGATGCATGAGATCTTCACCTTCTCGTCGCGCTTCGAGTTCGCCATCCGCCGCGGCACCAGCGACGTGCGCGTGGTGAATGCTTTCATCAAGGACCTCTGCACCGCACACGGCGTGGACGCCGCCTTCGAGGAATAG